Proteins encoded within one genomic window of Oncorhynchus tshawytscha isolate Ot180627B linkage group LG02, Otsh_v2.0, whole genome shotgun sequence:
- the LOC121840482 gene encoding choline transporter-like protein 2 isoform X4 gives MAKNKGEARKFDPTFKGPIHNRGCTDVFCCILFILAILGYFAVGILAWSQGDPRKVIYPTDSRGQFCGQAGTPLEKKPLLFYFNILKCASPLTLLEFQCPTTQLCVESCPTKHMTLLKAYLNKGEQEYYKQFCKEGVDFSKMSAPEILRDGLCPSMLMSSKPFTRRCLPALSTMKGGVVVVGNETIFDNGEGEKVNATDFLDASKKSNVVVEARQVAMRIFEDYTVSWYWILIGLVIAMVVSLIFIVLLRYLAGIMIWVMIVMVILVIGYGIFHCAMEYRSLKGEPGSDVTIRDLGLQTDFSVYLQIRQTWLAFMIILSIVEVVVILLLIFLRKRVLIAIALIKEASRAVGHVMSSLFYPLLTFALLALVIAYWAITAVFLSTSNEQVYKVFNTTECNYSRDTCNPETFNTTNITARCPDAECLFAFYGGETYYHKYLILFQFYNVFLFFWCANFVTALGQVTLAGAFASYYWAFKKPDDIPANPICSSLGRALRYHTGSLAFGSLILSLVQVIRVLLEYLDQKLKAAQNRFAKFLLSCLKCCFWCLEKFIKFLNRNAYIMVAIYGKSFCTSARDAFFLLMRNIIRVAVLDKVTDFLLFLGKLLIVGIVGICSFFFFSGRIKAVEQTAPSLNYYWVPILTVVVGSYLIAHGFFSVYAMCVDTLFLCFLEDLERNDGTAERPYFMSQNLLTILKKSNEDQAKTVD, from the exons ATGGCAAAGAATAAAG GTGAAGCACGGAAGTTTGACCCTACCTTCAAAGGACCCATCCACAACAG GGGCTGCACAGATGTGTTCTGCTGTATTCTCTTCATCTTGGCCATACTGGGATACTTTGCTGTGGGGATCCTGG CCTGGTCTCAGGGGGACCCCAGGAAGGTTATCTACCCGACTGACAGCAGAGGACAGTTCTGTGGCCAGGCCGGGACCCCCCTGGA GAAGAAACCTCTCCTGTTCTACTTCAACATCCTGAAGTGTGCCAGTCCCCTGACCCTGCTGGAGTTCCAGTGCCCCACCACTCAGTTATGTGTGGAAAGCTGTCCTACCAAACACATGACGTTGTTGAAAGCCTACCTGAACAAAGGAGAGCAGGAGTACTACAAGCAGTTCTGCAAGGAAGGAGTGGACTTCTCCAAAATG AGTGCTCCCGAGATCCTGAGGGATGGCCTGTGTCCTTCCATGCTCATGTCCAGCAAACCAT tcaCTCGTCGGTGCCTTCCAGCTCTCAGTACCATGAAAGGTGGTGTGGTTGTCGTTGGCAATGAGACTATTTTTGACaacggggagggagagaaggtgaacGCCACTGATTTTCTGGACGCTTCAAA GAAGTCCAATGTGGTTGTTGAGGCTCGCCAGGTAGCCATGAGGATCTTTGAGGACTACACTGTATCCTGGTACTGGATACTGAT tggTCTGGTGATAGCCATGGTGGTCAGTCTCATCTTCATCGTCCTCCTGCGCTACCTGGCCGGGATCATGATCTGGGTCATGATCGTCATGGTGATACTGGTCATCGGATATG GGATCTTCCATTGTGCCATGGAGTACCGCAGCCTGAAGGGAGAGCCGGGTTCTGACGTCACTATCCGTGATCTGGGACTGCAGACAGACTTCTCTGTTTACCTGCAGATCAGACAGACCTGGCTGGCTTTCA TGATCATCCTGTCCATCGTGGAGGTGGTTGTCATCCTGCTGCTCATCTTCCTCAGGAAGAGAGTCCTCATCGCCATCGCCCTCATCAAGGAGGCCAGCAGGGCTGTTGGccatgtgatgtcatcactgttcTACCCTCTGTTGACCTTTGCCCTGCTGGCCCTGGTCATAGCCTACTGGGCCATCACCGCTGT CTTCCTGTCCACCTCCAATGAGCAGGTGTACAAAGTGTTCAACACCACTGAGTGTAATTACTCCAGAGACACCTGCAATCCCGAG aCGTTCAACACCACCAACATCACAGCCCGGTGCCCGGACGCCGAGTGCCTGTTTGCCTTCTACGGAGGCGAGACCTACTACCATAAATACCTCATCCTGTTCCAGTTCTACAACGTGTTCCTCTTCTTCTGGTGTGCTAACTTTGTAACGGCGCTGGGTCAGGTGACCCTGGCTGGGGCCTTCGCATCCTACTACTGGGCCTTCAAGAAGCCCGACGACATCCCAGCCAACCCCATCTGCTCCTCACTTGGTCGAGCCCTCAG ATACCATACAGGCTCCCTTGCCTTCGGTTCCCTCATCCTGTCTCTGGTTCAGGTCATCAGGGTTCTGCTGGAGTACCTGGACCAGAAGCTGAAAG CTGCCCAGAATCGCTTTGCCAAGTTCCTGCTCAGCTGCCTGAAGTGCTGCTTCTGGTGCCTGGAGAAATTCATCAAGTTCCTCAATAGAAATGCCTACATCATG GTGGCAATATATGGTAAAAGCTTCTGTACCTCAGCCAGAGATGCCTTCTTCCTCCTCATGAGAAATATAATCAG GGTGGCTGTCTTAGACAAGGTGACTGACTTCCTATTGTTTTTGGGGAAGCTCCTCATCGTTGGAATTGTGG GAATctgttctttcttcttcttctctgggaGGATTAAGGCTGTGGAGCAGACTGCCCCCTCTCTCAACTACTACTGGGTTCCCATTCTG ACGGTGGTGGTGGGATCCTACCTGATTGCCCATGGATTCTTCAGTGTGTACGCTATGTGTGTGGACACACTCTTCCTCTGCTTCT TGGAAGACCTGGAACGCAATGACGGAACTGCAGAGAGACCCTACTTCATGTCTCAGAACCTTCTCACCATTCTGAAGAAGTCCAACGAGGATCAGGCCAAGACTGTAGACtag
- the LOC121840482 gene encoding choline transporter-like protein 2 isoform X1, with amino-acid sequence MFFFLRHFHGNCPKFDQQAAARTPKYSTMELNEKNPTPDSKYGEARKFDPTFKGPIHNRGCTDVFCCILFILAILGYFAVGILAWSQGDPRKVIYPTDSRGQFCGQAGTPLEKKPLLFYFNILKCASPLTLLEFQCPTTQLCVESCPTKHMTLLKAYLNKGEQEYYKQFCKEGVDFSKMSAPEILRDGLCPSMLMSSKPFTRRCLPALSTMKGGVVVVGNETIFDNGEGEKVNATDFLDASKKSNVVVEARQVAMRIFEDYTVSWYWILIGLVIAMVVSLIFIVLLRYLAGIMIWVMIVMVILVIGYGIFHCAMEYRSLKGEPGSDVTIRDLGLQTDFSVYLQIRQTWLAFMIILSIVEVVVILLLIFLRKRVLIAIALIKEASRAVGHVMSSLFYPLLTFALLALVIAYWAITAVFLSTSNEQVYKVFNTTECNYSRDTCNPETFNTTNITARCPDAECLFAFYGGETYYHKYLILFQFYNVFLFFWCANFVTALGQVTLAGAFASYYWAFKKPDDIPANPICSSLGRALRYHTGSLAFGSLILSLVQVIRVLLEYLDQKLKAAQNRFAKFLLSCLKCCFWCLEKFIKFLNRNAYIMVAIYGKSFCTSARDAFFLLMRNIIRVAVLDKVTDFLLFLGKLLIVGIVGICSFFFFSGRIKAVEQTAPSLNYYWVPILTVVVGSYLIAHGFFSVYAMCVDTLFLCFCEDLERNDGSPERPYFMSPELHEILSKTKMAEEEDNKDGTEQPDADPSEPTLMDEVRLEEEVPLKEQDGEIQLKRQDVFMQANEEEQPLKEKTEEAEVEETQEEKSEVKEEEEEKGPEKKRPEEEEEVEEKGSKDHQPTEPKKEEIEEKKP; translated from the exons atgtttttttttcttcgacATTTCCATGGTAACTGTCCAAAATTTGATCAGCAGGCAGCAGCGAGAACACCCAAGTATTCAACCATGGAGCTAAACGAGAAGAACCCGACTCCGGACTCGAAATATG GTGAAGCACGGAAGTTTGACCCTACCTTCAAAGGACCCATCCACAACAG GGGCTGCACAGATGTGTTCTGCTGTATTCTCTTCATCTTGGCCATACTGGGATACTTTGCTGTGGGGATCCTGG CCTGGTCTCAGGGGGACCCCAGGAAGGTTATCTACCCGACTGACAGCAGAGGACAGTTCTGTGGCCAGGCCGGGACCCCCCTGGA GAAGAAACCTCTCCTGTTCTACTTCAACATCCTGAAGTGTGCCAGTCCCCTGACCCTGCTGGAGTTCCAGTGCCCCACCACTCAGTTATGTGTGGAAAGCTGTCCTACCAAACACATGACGTTGTTGAAAGCCTACCTGAACAAAGGAGAGCAGGAGTACTACAAGCAGTTCTGCAAGGAAGGAGTGGACTTCTCCAAAATG AGTGCTCCCGAGATCCTGAGGGATGGCCTGTGTCCTTCCATGCTCATGTCCAGCAAACCAT tcaCTCGTCGGTGCCTTCCAGCTCTCAGTACCATGAAAGGTGGTGTGGTTGTCGTTGGCAATGAGACTATTTTTGACaacggggagggagagaaggtgaacGCCACTGATTTTCTGGACGCTTCAAA GAAGTCCAATGTGGTTGTTGAGGCTCGCCAGGTAGCCATGAGGATCTTTGAGGACTACACTGTATCCTGGTACTGGATACTGAT tggTCTGGTGATAGCCATGGTGGTCAGTCTCATCTTCATCGTCCTCCTGCGCTACCTGGCCGGGATCATGATCTGGGTCATGATCGTCATGGTGATACTGGTCATCGGATATG GGATCTTCCATTGTGCCATGGAGTACCGCAGCCTGAAGGGAGAGCCGGGTTCTGACGTCACTATCCGTGATCTGGGACTGCAGACAGACTTCTCTGTTTACCTGCAGATCAGACAGACCTGGCTGGCTTTCA TGATCATCCTGTCCATCGTGGAGGTGGTTGTCATCCTGCTGCTCATCTTCCTCAGGAAGAGAGTCCTCATCGCCATCGCCCTCATCAAGGAGGCCAGCAGGGCTGTTGGccatgtgatgtcatcactgttcTACCCTCTGTTGACCTTTGCCCTGCTGGCCCTGGTCATAGCCTACTGGGCCATCACCGCTGT CTTCCTGTCCACCTCCAATGAGCAGGTGTACAAAGTGTTCAACACCACTGAGTGTAATTACTCCAGAGACACCTGCAATCCCGAG aCGTTCAACACCACCAACATCACAGCCCGGTGCCCGGACGCCGAGTGCCTGTTTGCCTTCTACGGAGGCGAGACCTACTACCATAAATACCTCATCCTGTTCCAGTTCTACAACGTGTTCCTCTTCTTCTGGTGTGCTAACTTTGTAACGGCGCTGGGTCAGGTGACCCTGGCTGGGGCCTTCGCATCCTACTACTGGGCCTTCAAGAAGCCCGACGACATCCCAGCCAACCCCATCTGCTCCTCACTTGGTCGAGCCCTCAG ATACCATACAGGCTCCCTTGCCTTCGGTTCCCTCATCCTGTCTCTGGTTCAGGTCATCAGGGTTCTGCTGGAGTACCTGGACCAGAAGCTGAAAG CTGCCCAGAATCGCTTTGCCAAGTTCCTGCTCAGCTGCCTGAAGTGCTGCTTCTGGTGCCTGGAGAAATTCATCAAGTTCCTCAATAGAAATGCCTACATCATG GTGGCAATATATGGTAAAAGCTTCTGTACCTCAGCCAGAGATGCCTTCTTCCTCCTCATGAGAAATATAATCAG GGTGGCTGTCTTAGACAAGGTGACTGACTTCCTATTGTTTTTGGGGAAGCTCCTCATCGTTGGAATTGTGG GAATctgttctttcttcttcttctctgggaGGATTAAGGCTGTGGAGCAGACTGCCCCCTCTCTCAACTACTACTGGGTTCCCATTCTG ACGGTGGTGGTGGGATCCTACCTGATTGCCCATGGATTCTTCAGTGTGTACGCTATGTGTGTGGACACACTCTTCCTCTGCTTCT gcGAAGACCTGGAGAGAAACGACGGCTCTCCAGAAAGGCCGTACTTCATGTCTCCGGAGCTTCACGAGATTCTCTCCAAAACCAAAATGGCGGAGGAAGAGGACAACAAAGATGGTACGGAACAGCCAGACGCTGACCCAAGTGAACCTACACTGATGGACGAAGTTCGCCTGGAGGAGGAAGTACCGCTGAAAGAACAAGATGGAGAGATACAACTGAAACGCCAAGATGTGTTCATGCAGGCCAACGAAGAGGAGCAACCTCTGAAGGAGAAGACCGAAGAGGCGGAAGTGGAAGAAACACAAGAGGAGAAATCTgaagtgaaggaggaggaggaagagaagggaccAGAAAAGAAGAGaccagaagaggaggaagaagtggAAGAAAAGGGATCAAAGGATCACCAGCCGACAGAACCTAAAAAGGAAGAGATAGAGGAAAAGAAACCTTAA
- the LOC121840482 gene encoding choline transporter-like protein 2 isoform X3 has product MFFFLRHFHGNCPKFDQQAAARTPKYSTMELNEKNPTPDSKYGEARKFDPTFKGPIHNRGCTDVFCCILFILAILGYFAVGILAWSQGDPRKVIYPTDSRGQFCGQAGTPLEKKPLLFYFNILKCASPLTLLEFQCPTTQLCVESCPTKHMTLLKAYLNKGEQEYYKQFCKEGVDFSKMSAPEILRDGLCPSMLMSSKPFTRRCLPALSTMKGGVVVVGNETIFDNGEGEKVNATDFLDASKKSNVVVEARQVAMRIFEDYTVSWYWILIGLVIAMVVSLIFIVLLRYLAGIMIWVMIVMVILVIGYGIFHCAMEYRSLKGEPGSDVTIRDLGLQTDFSVYLQIRQTWLAFMIILSIVEVVVILLLIFLRKRVLIAIALIKEASRAVGHVMSSLFYPLLTFALLALVIAYWAITAVFLSTSNEQVYKVFNTTECNYSRDTCNPETFNTTNITARCPDAECLFAFYGGETYYHKYLILFQFYNVFLFFWCANFVTALGQVTLAGAFASYYWAFKKPDDIPANPICSSLGRALRYHTGSLAFGSLILSLVQVIRVLLEYLDQKLKAAQNRFAKFLLSCLKCCFWCLEKFIKFLNRNAYIMVAIYGKSFCTSARDAFFLLMRNIIRVAVLDKVTDFLLFLGKLLIVGIVGICSFFFFSGRIKAVEQTAPSLNYYWVPILTVVVGSYLIAHGFFSVYAMCVDTLFLCFLEDLERNDGTAERPYFMSQNLLTILKKSNEDQAKTVD; this is encoded by the exons atgtttttttttcttcgacATTTCCATGGTAACTGTCCAAAATTTGATCAGCAGGCAGCAGCGAGAACACCCAAGTATTCAACCATGGAGCTAAACGAGAAGAACCCGACTCCGGACTCGAAATATG GTGAAGCACGGAAGTTTGACCCTACCTTCAAAGGACCCATCCACAACAG GGGCTGCACAGATGTGTTCTGCTGTATTCTCTTCATCTTGGCCATACTGGGATACTTTGCTGTGGGGATCCTGG CCTGGTCTCAGGGGGACCCCAGGAAGGTTATCTACCCGACTGACAGCAGAGGACAGTTCTGTGGCCAGGCCGGGACCCCCCTGGA GAAGAAACCTCTCCTGTTCTACTTCAACATCCTGAAGTGTGCCAGTCCCCTGACCCTGCTGGAGTTCCAGTGCCCCACCACTCAGTTATGTGTGGAAAGCTGTCCTACCAAACACATGACGTTGTTGAAAGCCTACCTGAACAAAGGAGAGCAGGAGTACTACAAGCAGTTCTGCAAGGAAGGAGTGGACTTCTCCAAAATG AGTGCTCCCGAGATCCTGAGGGATGGCCTGTGTCCTTCCATGCTCATGTCCAGCAAACCAT tcaCTCGTCGGTGCCTTCCAGCTCTCAGTACCATGAAAGGTGGTGTGGTTGTCGTTGGCAATGAGACTATTTTTGACaacggggagggagagaaggtgaacGCCACTGATTTTCTGGACGCTTCAAA GAAGTCCAATGTGGTTGTTGAGGCTCGCCAGGTAGCCATGAGGATCTTTGAGGACTACACTGTATCCTGGTACTGGATACTGAT tggTCTGGTGATAGCCATGGTGGTCAGTCTCATCTTCATCGTCCTCCTGCGCTACCTGGCCGGGATCATGATCTGGGTCATGATCGTCATGGTGATACTGGTCATCGGATATG GGATCTTCCATTGTGCCATGGAGTACCGCAGCCTGAAGGGAGAGCCGGGTTCTGACGTCACTATCCGTGATCTGGGACTGCAGACAGACTTCTCTGTTTACCTGCAGATCAGACAGACCTGGCTGGCTTTCA TGATCATCCTGTCCATCGTGGAGGTGGTTGTCATCCTGCTGCTCATCTTCCTCAGGAAGAGAGTCCTCATCGCCATCGCCCTCATCAAGGAGGCCAGCAGGGCTGTTGGccatgtgatgtcatcactgttcTACCCTCTGTTGACCTTTGCCCTGCTGGCCCTGGTCATAGCCTACTGGGCCATCACCGCTGT CTTCCTGTCCACCTCCAATGAGCAGGTGTACAAAGTGTTCAACACCACTGAGTGTAATTACTCCAGAGACACCTGCAATCCCGAG aCGTTCAACACCACCAACATCACAGCCCGGTGCCCGGACGCCGAGTGCCTGTTTGCCTTCTACGGAGGCGAGACCTACTACCATAAATACCTCATCCTGTTCCAGTTCTACAACGTGTTCCTCTTCTTCTGGTGTGCTAACTTTGTAACGGCGCTGGGTCAGGTGACCCTGGCTGGGGCCTTCGCATCCTACTACTGGGCCTTCAAGAAGCCCGACGACATCCCAGCCAACCCCATCTGCTCCTCACTTGGTCGAGCCCTCAG ATACCATACAGGCTCCCTTGCCTTCGGTTCCCTCATCCTGTCTCTGGTTCAGGTCATCAGGGTTCTGCTGGAGTACCTGGACCAGAAGCTGAAAG CTGCCCAGAATCGCTTTGCCAAGTTCCTGCTCAGCTGCCTGAAGTGCTGCTTCTGGTGCCTGGAGAAATTCATCAAGTTCCTCAATAGAAATGCCTACATCATG GTGGCAATATATGGTAAAAGCTTCTGTACCTCAGCCAGAGATGCCTTCTTCCTCCTCATGAGAAATATAATCAG GGTGGCTGTCTTAGACAAGGTGACTGACTTCCTATTGTTTTTGGGGAAGCTCCTCATCGTTGGAATTGTGG GAATctgttctttcttcttcttctctgggaGGATTAAGGCTGTGGAGCAGACTGCCCCCTCTCTCAACTACTACTGGGTTCCCATTCTG ACGGTGGTGGTGGGATCCTACCTGATTGCCCATGGATTCTTCAGTGTGTACGCTATGTGTGTGGACACACTCTTCCTCTGCTTCT TGGAAGACCTGGAACGCAATGACGGAACTGCAGAGAGACCCTACTTCATGTCTCAGAACCTTCTCACCATTCTGAAGAAGTCCAACGAGGATCAGGCCAAGACTGTAGACtag
- the LOC121840482 gene encoding choline transporter-like protein 2 isoform X2, with the protein MAKNKGEARKFDPTFKGPIHNRGCTDVFCCILFILAILGYFAVGILAWSQGDPRKVIYPTDSRGQFCGQAGTPLEKKPLLFYFNILKCASPLTLLEFQCPTTQLCVESCPTKHMTLLKAYLNKGEQEYYKQFCKEGVDFSKMSAPEILRDGLCPSMLMSSKPFTRRCLPALSTMKGGVVVVGNETIFDNGEGEKVNATDFLDASKKSNVVVEARQVAMRIFEDYTVSWYWILIGLVIAMVVSLIFIVLLRYLAGIMIWVMIVMVILVIGYGIFHCAMEYRSLKGEPGSDVTIRDLGLQTDFSVYLQIRQTWLAFMIILSIVEVVVILLLIFLRKRVLIAIALIKEASRAVGHVMSSLFYPLLTFALLALVIAYWAITAVFLSTSNEQVYKVFNTTECNYSRDTCNPETFNTTNITARCPDAECLFAFYGGETYYHKYLILFQFYNVFLFFWCANFVTALGQVTLAGAFASYYWAFKKPDDIPANPICSSLGRALRYHTGSLAFGSLILSLVQVIRVLLEYLDQKLKAAQNRFAKFLLSCLKCCFWCLEKFIKFLNRNAYIMVAIYGKSFCTSARDAFFLLMRNIIRVAVLDKVTDFLLFLGKLLIVGIVGICSFFFFSGRIKAVEQTAPSLNYYWVPILTVVVGSYLIAHGFFSVYAMCVDTLFLCFCEDLERNDGSPERPYFMSPELHEILSKTKMAEEEDNKDGTEQPDADPSEPTLMDEVRLEEEVPLKEQDGEIQLKRQDVFMQANEEEQPLKEKTEEAEVEETQEEKSEVKEEEEEKGPEKKRPEEEEEVEEKGSKDHQPTEPKKEEIEEKKP; encoded by the exons ATGGCAAAGAATAAAG GTGAAGCACGGAAGTTTGACCCTACCTTCAAAGGACCCATCCACAACAG GGGCTGCACAGATGTGTTCTGCTGTATTCTCTTCATCTTGGCCATACTGGGATACTTTGCTGTGGGGATCCTGG CCTGGTCTCAGGGGGACCCCAGGAAGGTTATCTACCCGACTGACAGCAGAGGACAGTTCTGTGGCCAGGCCGGGACCCCCCTGGA GAAGAAACCTCTCCTGTTCTACTTCAACATCCTGAAGTGTGCCAGTCCCCTGACCCTGCTGGAGTTCCAGTGCCCCACCACTCAGTTATGTGTGGAAAGCTGTCCTACCAAACACATGACGTTGTTGAAAGCCTACCTGAACAAAGGAGAGCAGGAGTACTACAAGCAGTTCTGCAAGGAAGGAGTGGACTTCTCCAAAATG AGTGCTCCCGAGATCCTGAGGGATGGCCTGTGTCCTTCCATGCTCATGTCCAGCAAACCAT tcaCTCGTCGGTGCCTTCCAGCTCTCAGTACCATGAAAGGTGGTGTGGTTGTCGTTGGCAATGAGACTATTTTTGACaacggggagggagagaaggtgaacGCCACTGATTTTCTGGACGCTTCAAA GAAGTCCAATGTGGTTGTTGAGGCTCGCCAGGTAGCCATGAGGATCTTTGAGGACTACACTGTATCCTGGTACTGGATACTGAT tggTCTGGTGATAGCCATGGTGGTCAGTCTCATCTTCATCGTCCTCCTGCGCTACCTGGCCGGGATCATGATCTGGGTCATGATCGTCATGGTGATACTGGTCATCGGATATG GGATCTTCCATTGTGCCATGGAGTACCGCAGCCTGAAGGGAGAGCCGGGTTCTGACGTCACTATCCGTGATCTGGGACTGCAGACAGACTTCTCTGTTTACCTGCAGATCAGACAGACCTGGCTGGCTTTCA TGATCATCCTGTCCATCGTGGAGGTGGTTGTCATCCTGCTGCTCATCTTCCTCAGGAAGAGAGTCCTCATCGCCATCGCCCTCATCAAGGAGGCCAGCAGGGCTGTTGGccatgtgatgtcatcactgttcTACCCTCTGTTGACCTTTGCCCTGCTGGCCCTGGTCATAGCCTACTGGGCCATCACCGCTGT CTTCCTGTCCACCTCCAATGAGCAGGTGTACAAAGTGTTCAACACCACTGAGTGTAATTACTCCAGAGACACCTGCAATCCCGAG aCGTTCAACACCACCAACATCACAGCCCGGTGCCCGGACGCCGAGTGCCTGTTTGCCTTCTACGGAGGCGAGACCTACTACCATAAATACCTCATCCTGTTCCAGTTCTACAACGTGTTCCTCTTCTTCTGGTGTGCTAACTTTGTAACGGCGCTGGGTCAGGTGACCCTGGCTGGGGCCTTCGCATCCTACTACTGGGCCTTCAAGAAGCCCGACGACATCCCAGCCAACCCCATCTGCTCCTCACTTGGTCGAGCCCTCAG ATACCATACAGGCTCCCTTGCCTTCGGTTCCCTCATCCTGTCTCTGGTTCAGGTCATCAGGGTTCTGCTGGAGTACCTGGACCAGAAGCTGAAAG CTGCCCAGAATCGCTTTGCCAAGTTCCTGCTCAGCTGCCTGAAGTGCTGCTTCTGGTGCCTGGAGAAATTCATCAAGTTCCTCAATAGAAATGCCTACATCATG GTGGCAATATATGGTAAAAGCTTCTGTACCTCAGCCAGAGATGCCTTCTTCCTCCTCATGAGAAATATAATCAG GGTGGCTGTCTTAGACAAGGTGACTGACTTCCTATTGTTTTTGGGGAAGCTCCTCATCGTTGGAATTGTGG GAATctgttctttcttcttcttctctgggaGGATTAAGGCTGTGGAGCAGACTGCCCCCTCTCTCAACTACTACTGGGTTCCCATTCTG ACGGTGGTGGTGGGATCCTACCTGATTGCCCATGGATTCTTCAGTGTGTACGCTATGTGTGTGGACACACTCTTCCTCTGCTTCT gcGAAGACCTGGAGAGAAACGACGGCTCTCCAGAAAGGCCGTACTTCATGTCTCCGGAGCTTCACGAGATTCTCTCCAAAACCAAAATGGCGGAGGAAGAGGACAACAAAGATGGTACGGAACAGCCAGACGCTGACCCAAGTGAACCTACACTGATGGACGAAGTTCGCCTGGAGGAGGAAGTACCGCTGAAAGAACAAGATGGAGAGATACAACTGAAACGCCAAGATGTGTTCATGCAGGCCAACGAAGAGGAGCAACCTCTGAAGGAGAAGACCGAAGAGGCGGAAGTGGAAGAAACACAAGAGGAGAAATCTgaagtgaaggaggaggaggaagagaagggaccAGAAAAGAAGAGaccagaagaggaggaagaagtggAAGAAAAGGGATCAAAGGATCACCAGCCGACAGAACCTAAAAAGGAAGAGATAGAGGAAAAGAAACCTTAA